One region of Oryza glaberrima chromosome 7, OglaRS2, whole genome shotgun sequence genomic DNA includes:
- the LOC127780441 gene encoding uncharacterized protein LOC127780441 translates to MGAADNAAAPPRGDVPERGRGGGEPEAKEREVKVVVVDEPPGAPVARLQAQRPLAPLQVTTQAPPPPMSVASGGVEPPPQVATFQPVMQTPPQVAFASLNSRVYTNGITLCVFLVHLAAATFAVGFFVFRAVKDIVQHPRSRNAQRERSLLREWLPPVEGAVALSIVLAFTWQKAVRAWPRAMVGVILWSSFGITLAVGAMLMCFSMPATVGLGVAMVMFSIGTGLYACWVTCRVGFTARVFERAVQPVDKFRGLNGPAYLMVAAGFVWISVWCVAVIGAANYQFPGLTILGLVLSLMWTAEVMRNVANLTASRVIALYYLRGMQSSVQFSFQRALSYNLGSACLGSLFVPTIEALRIVARGLNLLEGEDEFMFSCAHCCLHVMNAIFEFGNSWAFVHIAAYGRGFVQASRSTWEQFERLQGMPALVDSDITSSVCFLTGVTSGALCVALAGSWTFATHKHYTATVSLLAFFVGYLMTRIGMALPQACVGCYYVCFAENPTSRLFDPTIPERLHKMQEGADPLVPTPRFPQQHPGAA, encoded by the exons ATGGGCGCCGCCGACAACGCCGCC gcgccgccgcggggagaTGTGCCGGAGAGGGGCAGAGGAGGGGGGGAGCCGGAGGCGAAGGAGAGGGAGGTGAAGGTGGTCGTGGTGGACGAGCCGCCTGGGGCGCCGGTGGCGAGACTGCAGGCGCAGCGGCCGCTGGCGCCGCTGCAGGTGACCacgcaggcgccgccgccgcccatgtcCGTGGCCTCCGGCGGCGTTGAGCCGCCGCCACAGGTGGCGACTTTCCAGCCCGTCATGCAGACCCCACCACAG GTGGCGTTCGCGTCGCTCAATTCGCGCGTGTACACCAATGGCATCACGCTGTGCGTGTTCCTGGTCCACCTCGCCGCGGCCACGTTCGCCGTCGGGTTCTTTGTGTTCAGGGCCGTCAAGGACATCGTGCAGCACCCGCGTTCCCGGAACGCGCAGCGCGAGCGAAGCCTGCTGCGGGAATGGCTGCCTCCGGTGGAGGGCGCGGTGGCGCTCAGCATCGTGCTGGCGTTCACGTGGCAGAAGGCGGTGCGGGCGTGGCCGCGCGCCATGGTGGGCGTCATCCTGTGGTCCAGCTTCGGCATCACGCTGGCGGTGGGCGCGATGCTGATGTGCTTCTCCATGCCGGCCACCGTAGGGCTCGGCGTCGCCATGGTGATGTTCTCCATTGGGACGGGGCTGTACGCGTGCTGGGTGACGTGCCGCGTCGGGTTCACGGCGCGGGTGTTCGAGCGCGCCGTGCAGCCGGTGGACAAGTTCCGGGGGCTGAACGGGCCGGCCTACCTGATGGTGGCGGCTGGGTTCGTGTGGATCTCCGTGTGGTGCGTCGCGGTGATCGGCGCGGCGAACTACCAGTTCCCGGGGCTGACCATCCTCGGCCTGGTGCTCAGCTTGATGTGGACGGCGGAGGTGATGCGGAACGTGGCGAACCTGACGGCGAGCCGGGTGATCGCGCTCTACTACCTCCGCGGCATGCAGTCCAGCGTGCAGTTCAGCTTCCAGCGCGCGCTCTCCTACAACCTCGGCAGCGCCTGCCTCGGCTCGCTGTTCGTCCCCACCATCGAGGCGCTCCGCATCGTCGCCCGCGGCCTCAACCTCCTCGAGGGCGAGGACGAGTTCATGTTCTCCTGCGCGCACTGCTGCCTCCACGTCATGAACGCCATCTTCGAGTTCGGCAACAGCTGGGCCTTCGTCCAC ATCGCGGCGTACGGGAGGGGGTTTGTGCAGGCGTCGAGGAGCACGTGGGAGCAGTTCGAGAGGCTACAGGGGATGCCGGCGCTGGTGGACTCGGACATCACGAGCTCGGTGTGCTTCCTCACCGGGGTCACCAGCGGCGCGCTCTGCGTCGCGCTCGCGGGGTCGTGGACGTTCGCCACGCACAAGCACTACACCGCCACCGTCTCGCTGCTCGCCTTCTTCGTCGGATACCTCATG ACACGGATTGGGATGGCGCTGCCACAGGCGTGCGTGGGATGCTACTACGTGTGCTTCGCGGAGAACCCGACGTCGCGGCTGTTCGATCCCACGATACCGGAGCGGCTGCACAAGATGCAGGAAGGCGCCGACCCGCTCGTGCCGACGCCGCGCTTCCCGCAACAACACCCCGGCGCCGCCTGA
- the LOC127778735 gene encoding beta-glucosidase 26 isoform X1 produces MPPEDKALFVSRLPAPSVCNADMRKFIAALQLALAAAVAHLLLTLPPAQCYWLNPEIYDAGGLSRRAFPEGFVFGTAASAYQVEGMAKQGGRGPSIWDAFIEKPGTIPNNATADVTVDEYHRYKEDVNIMKNMGFDAYRFSISWSRIFPNGTGMVNQEGVDYYNRLIDYMVKKGITPYANLYHYDLPLALHEQYLGWLSPKIVEAFADYADFCFQTFGDRVKDWFTFNEPRCVAALGYDNGFHAPGRCSGCDAGGNSTTEPYLAAHHLILSHAAAVKRYREKYQLYQKGRIGILLDFVWYEPFSDSNADRAAAQRARDFHLGWFLDPIIHGRYPYSMLEIVKDRMPTFSDEESRMVKDSIDYVGINHYTSFYMKDPGPWNLTPTSYQDDWHVGFAYERNGVPIGAQANSYWLYIVPWGIKKAVTYVKETYGNPTMILSENGMDQPGNVSITQGVHDTVRIRYYRNYITELKKAIDDGAKVIGYFAWSLLDNFEWRLGYTSRFGIIYVDYKTLKRYPKDSAFWFKNMLSSKKRN; encoded by the exons ATGCCACCGGAAGACAAAGCCCTTTTTGTCTCCAGACTTCCTGCTCCCTCCGTGTGTAATGCAGACATGAGGAAATTCATAGCAGCACTGCAGCTTGcactagcagcagcagtagctcATCTGCTGCTGACGCTGCCACCGGCACAATGCTACTGGCTCAACCCGGAGATCTACGACGCCGGCGGGCTGAGCCGGCGAGCCTTCCCGGAGGGGTTCGTGTTCGGCACGGCCGCGTCGGCGTACCAGGTGGAAGGCATGGCGAAGCAGGGTGGCCGAGGCCCTAGCATCTGGGACGCTTTCATAGAGAAACCAG GGACGATCCCTAATAATGCCACAGCCGATGTGACGGTTGATGAGTATCATAGGTACAAG GAAGATGTGAACATCATGAAGAACATGGGCTTTGATGCGTATAGATTTTCGATCTCTTGGTCAAGGATTTTCCCAA ATGGGACTGGGATGGTGAACCAGGAAGGAGTTGATTATTACAACAGGTTAATAGATTACATGGTTAAGAAAG GCATCACACCGTATGCAAACCTCTATCACTATGACCTACCATTAGCACTCCATGAGCAGTACTTAGGCTGGCTAAGCCCAAAGATCGT AGAGGCGTTTGCAGACTACGCAGATTTCTGCTTCCAGACGTTCGGAGACAGGGTGAAGGACTGGTTTACCTTCAATGAGCCAAGATGCGTTGCTGCTCTAGGATATGACAATGGCTTCCATGCCCCGGGAAGGTGCTCTGGCTGTGATGCAGGAGGCAACTCCACGACAGAACCATACCTTGCTGCCCACCATCTCATCCTTTCTCATGCTGCCGCCGTCAAGCGATACCGCGAAAAGTATCAG CTTTATCAAAAGGGGAGGATTGGAATTCTCTTGGATTTTGTCTGGTATGAACCATTCAGTGACAGCAATGCTGATAGGGCTGCAGCACAGAGGGCAAGAGATTTTCACCTCGGATG GTTCCTTGACCCCATTATCCATGGTCGGTACCCATACTCGATGCTCGAAATCGTCAAGGACAGGATGCCAACCTTCAGTGATGAGGAGTCCAGGATGGTGAAAGACTCAATAGATTATGTTGGCATCAACCACTACACCTCTTTCTACATGAAAGACCCTGGGCCATGGAACCTGACACCGACCAGTTATCAGGATGACTGGCATGTTGGGTTTGCCT ATGAACGAAACGGCGTGCCCATTGGAGCTCAA GCAAACTCTTACTGGCTTTACATTGTGCCATGGGGAATCAAAAAGGCTGTGACCTATGTAAAGGAAACATATGGAAACCCTACAATGATCCTTTCTGAAAATG GAATGGACCAACCTGGCAACGTCAGTATCACTCAGGGTGTGCATGATACAGTAAGAATCAGATACTACAGAAACTACATCACTGAGCTCAAGAAGGCGATAGACGATGGTGCCAAAGTGATTGGATACTTTGCTTGGTCATTGCTTGACAACTTCGAGTGGAGGCTCGGGTACACTTCCCGTTTTGGCATCATCTATGTGGACTACAAGACGCTAAAGAGGTACCCCAAGGACTCGGCTTTCTGGTTCAAGAACATGCTCTCCAGTAAGAAGAGGAACTAA
- the LOC127778735 gene encoding beta-glucosidase 26 isoform X2, with amino-acid sequence MRKFIAALQLALAAAVAHLLLTLPPAQCYWLNPEIYDAGGLSRRAFPEGFVFGTAASAYQVEGMAKQGGRGPSIWDAFIEKPGTIPNNATADVTVDEYHRYKEDVNIMKNMGFDAYRFSISWSRIFPNGTGMVNQEGVDYYNRLIDYMVKKGITPYANLYHYDLPLALHEQYLGWLSPKIVEAFADYADFCFQTFGDRVKDWFTFNEPRCVAALGYDNGFHAPGRCSGCDAGGNSTTEPYLAAHHLILSHAAAVKRYREKYQLYQKGRIGILLDFVWYEPFSDSNADRAAAQRARDFHLGWFLDPIIHGRYPYSMLEIVKDRMPTFSDEESRMVKDSIDYVGINHYTSFYMKDPGPWNLTPTSYQDDWHVGFAYERNGVPIGAQANSYWLYIVPWGIKKAVTYVKETYGNPTMILSENGMDQPGNVSITQGVHDTVRIRYYRNYITELKKAIDDGAKVIGYFAWSLLDNFEWRLGYTSRFGIIYVDYKTLKRYPKDSAFWFKNMLSSKKRN; translated from the exons ATGAGGAAATTCATAGCAGCACTGCAGCTTGcactagcagcagcagtagctcATCTGCTGCTGACGCTGCCACCGGCACAATGCTACTGGCTCAACCCGGAGATCTACGACGCCGGCGGGCTGAGCCGGCGAGCCTTCCCGGAGGGGTTCGTGTTCGGCACGGCCGCGTCGGCGTACCAGGTGGAAGGCATGGCGAAGCAGGGTGGCCGAGGCCCTAGCATCTGGGACGCTTTCATAGAGAAACCAG GGACGATCCCTAATAATGCCACAGCCGATGTGACGGTTGATGAGTATCATAGGTACAAG GAAGATGTGAACATCATGAAGAACATGGGCTTTGATGCGTATAGATTTTCGATCTCTTGGTCAAGGATTTTCCCAA ATGGGACTGGGATGGTGAACCAGGAAGGAGTTGATTATTACAACAGGTTAATAGATTACATGGTTAAGAAAG GCATCACACCGTATGCAAACCTCTATCACTATGACCTACCATTAGCACTCCATGAGCAGTACTTAGGCTGGCTAAGCCCAAAGATCGT AGAGGCGTTTGCAGACTACGCAGATTTCTGCTTCCAGACGTTCGGAGACAGGGTGAAGGACTGGTTTACCTTCAATGAGCCAAGATGCGTTGCTGCTCTAGGATATGACAATGGCTTCCATGCCCCGGGAAGGTGCTCTGGCTGTGATGCAGGAGGCAACTCCACGACAGAACCATACCTTGCTGCCCACCATCTCATCCTTTCTCATGCTGCCGCCGTCAAGCGATACCGCGAAAAGTATCAG CTTTATCAAAAGGGGAGGATTGGAATTCTCTTGGATTTTGTCTGGTATGAACCATTCAGTGACAGCAATGCTGATAGGGCTGCAGCACAGAGGGCAAGAGATTTTCACCTCGGATG GTTCCTTGACCCCATTATCCATGGTCGGTACCCATACTCGATGCTCGAAATCGTCAAGGACAGGATGCCAACCTTCAGTGATGAGGAGTCCAGGATGGTGAAAGACTCAATAGATTATGTTGGCATCAACCACTACACCTCTTTCTACATGAAAGACCCTGGGCCATGGAACCTGACACCGACCAGTTATCAGGATGACTGGCATGTTGGGTTTGCCT ATGAACGAAACGGCGTGCCCATTGGAGCTCAA GCAAACTCTTACTGGCTTTACATTGTGCCATGGGGAATCAAAAAGGCTGTGACCTATGTAAAGGAAACATATGGAAACCCTACAATGATCCTTTCTGAAAATG GAATGGACCAACCTGGCAACGTCAGTATCACTCAGGGTGTGCATGATACAGTAAGAATCAGATACTACAGAAACTACATCACTGAGCTCAAGAAGGCGATAGACGATGGTGCCAAAGTGATTGGATACTTTGCTTGGTCATTGCTTGACAACTTCGAGTGGAGGCTCGGGTACACTTCCCGTTTTGGCATCATCTATGTGGACTACAAGACGCTAAAGAGGTACCCCAAGGACTCGGCTTTCTGGTTCAAGAACATGCTCTCCAGTAAGAAGAGGAACTAA
- the LOC127778736 gene encoding uncharacterized protein LOC127778736 isoform X1, with product MSPAPSRSSFSPTRRQRRPRLHLLPLLGTTSARSTLVFSIRCSARRIHRPVRRRLPVHCSDELSCYSGSSASYSGTSARSCVSDSAQRGRPVDPLRVLAVVASLRRIDPKVLAKATNTLFQGESSKKRKGVWIHIDDDEDESERNSAVASEGSTVTGTASAGSTATSGRSHRPPPSGGGDQLPRRADKIMKWLSRPGAVPATETTIRAAVGDNAGTSKALRLLLKRPGCLRRSGSGGRNDPYVYMVTG from the exons atgtcgccggcgccgtcgcgctCCTCGTTCTCGCCGACTCGCCGCCAGCGCCGtccccgcctccacctcctcccactGTTAGGTACTACTTCCGCGCGCAGCACTCTGGTTTTCTCCATTCGGTGTTCGGCGCGACGAATTCACCGCCCCGTGCGGCGGCGCCTCCCCGTTCATTGCAGTGACGAGCTCTCGTGCTACTCGGGATCCTCCGCGTCCTACTCCGGCACCTCGGCGAGGTCGTGCGTGTCCGACTCCGCGCAGCGCGGTCGCCCCGTCGACCCCCTCCgcgtgctcgccgtcgtcgcctccctccgccgcatCGACCCCAAG GTGCTCGCCAAGGCGACGAACACGCTGTTTCAGGGCGAGTCGTCGAAGAAGAGGAAGGGCGTGTGGATCCACatcgacgacgatgaggacgaGAGCGAGAGGAACAGCGCTGTGGCCAGCGAGGGGAGCACCGTCACGGGGACCGCGTCTGCAGGCTCCACGGCCACGTCGGGGAGATCCCACCGGCCTCCGCCGAGTGGCGGTGGCGACCAGCTGCCGCGAAGGGCGGACAAGATCATGAAGTGGTTGTCGCGGCCGGGAGCGGTGCCGGCAACGGAGACGACCATCCGTGCCGCCGTCGGCGACAATGCTGGCACCAGCAAGGCGCTGCGCTT GCTGCTGAAGCGTCCGGGCTGCTTGCGACGTTCTGGCTCTGGTGGCCGCAATGATCCATATGTTTACATG GTCACAGGCTGA
- the LOC127778736 gene encoding uncharacterized protein LOC127778736 isoform X2 — translation MDSALAATAAVAAFPNFADVAGAVALLVLADSPPAPSPPPPPPTVSDELSCYSGSSASYSGTSARSCVSDSAQRGRPVDPLRVLAVVASLRRIDPKVLAKATNTLFQGESSKKRKGVWIHIDDDEDESERNSAVASEGSTVTGTASAGSTATSGRSHRPPPSGGGDQLPRRADKIMKWLSRPGAVPATETTIRAAVGDNAGTSKALRLLLKRPGCLRRSGSGGRNDPYVYMVTG, via the exons ATGGATTCAGctcttgccgccaccgccgccgtggcggcgttCCCCAACTTCGCcgatgtcgccggcgccgtcgcgctCCTCGTTCTCGCCGACTCGCCGCCAGCGCCGtccccgcctccacctcctcccactGTTAG TGACGAGCTCTCGTGCTACTCGGGATCCTCCGCGTCCTACTCCGGCACCTCGGCGAGGTCGTGCGTGTCCGACTCCGCGCAGCGCGGTCGCCCCGTCGACCCCCTCCgcgtgctcgccgtcgtcgcctccctccgccgcatCGACCCCAAG GTGCTCGCCAAGGCGACGAACACGCTGTTTCAGGGCGAGTCGTCGAAGAAGAGGAAGGGCGTGTGGATCCACatcgacgacgatgaggacgaGAGCGAGAGGAACAGCGCTGTGGCCAGCGAGGGGAGCACCGTCACGGGGACCGCGTCTGCAGGCTCCACGGCCACGTCGGGGAGATCCCACCGGCCTCCGCCGAGTGGCGGTGGCGACCAGCTGCCGCGAAGGGCGGACAAGATCATGAAGTGGTTGTCGCGGCCGGGAGCGGTGCCGGCAACGGAGACGACCATCCGTGCCGCCGTCGGCGACAATGCTGGCACCAGCAAGGCGCTGCGCTT GCTGCTGAAGCGTCCGGGCTGCTTGCGACGTTCTGGCTCTGGTGGCCGCAATGATCCATATGTTTACATG GTCACAGGCTGA
- the LOC127778734 gene encoding probable glycosyltransferase STELLO1 — MASSRCRVAYVVLAALAAAPFLLLLLYGGGSPSALCLAAARSGGASRRLQYPSVAWSRVPPLPVLPSSPLPSLRASRWIIFAAAAHHPRHRPLPAVPGWQLLAVADETTPPDWSHPGAALLTLTDQARLGFRSVAFLPARGHARKAAAYLFAVQRGARVIYDADARNAVLGSNLTKHFDVDLDHRQGGGVLLQYSHADPNRTVVNPYVHFGQPSVWPRGLPLHKAGEVGVEEFYTQVFGGGQFIQQGLCNGLPDVDAVFYFTRKSSEMEAFDLRFDADAPKVALPQGMMAPINSVNTLFHSPAFWGLALPVSVSPMAADVIRGYWSQRILWEIGGYLVVYPPTVHRMDNVHAHPFDDEKDIHVSVGRLIDFLMEWRSHKQTLFERILDLSYAMTEEGFWGEKDLQFMSAWLQDLVSVGYRQPRLMSLEIDRPRATIGHGDKQVFVPKKLPAVHLGVEEIGEVSTEIGNLIKWRKHFGDVVLIVHCTVPVDRVALEWRLLYGRIFRAVVILSEKSNSDLAVEVSNLAQAYKFLPKVFDQFAGAGGFMFLQDHMILNYWNLYDFDKAKLWITNKVKESWSDVPLHGNKIEWFINQGDMVKKAIASFPFQYQANYKRSVGEDKIIHCNSEIFYIPRSHIGDFSYLVQAIGSLDIHHSIAIPMLFLAMDLPSNFESKALTKLIYRTNVPSNATFATIYTAQAHAVYPMKVQNEIDFVELIRVMASGDPFLMELI, encoded by the exons ATGGCGAGTTCCAGATGCCGCGTGGCCTACGTCGTCCTCgcggcgctcgcggcggcgccgttcctgctgctcctcctctacGGCGGCGGGTCCCCGTCCGcgctctgcctcgccgccgcacgctCCGGCGGCGCGTCGCGCCGGCTCCAGTACCCGTCTGTCGCGTGGTCGCGCGTGCCCCCTCTCCCGGTGCTCCCGTCCTCGCCGCTCCCGTCGCTGCGCGCCTCCAGGTGGATCAtcttcgccgcggcggcccaccacccgcgccaccgcccgctGCCCGCGGTCCCCGGGTGGCAGCTCCTCGCCGTGGCCGACGAGACCACGCCCCCGGACTGGTCGCACCCGGGCGCCGCGCTGCTCACGCTCACCGACCAGGCGCGCCTCGGGTTCCGCTCCGTTGCCTtcctccccgcgcgcggccACGCCCGCAAGGCCGCCGCCTACCTCTTCGCCGTGcagcgcggcgcgcgcgtcaTCTACGACGCGGACGCGCGCAACGCCGTCCTGGGCAGTAACCTCACCAAGCACTTCGATGTCGATCTGGACCATCGCCAAGGGGGCGGCGTGCTCTTGCAGTACAGCCATGCGGATCCCAACCGCACGGTGGTGAATCCCTACGTGCACTTTGGGCAGCCGTCGGTGTGGCCGCGGGGGTTGCCGCTGCACAAAGCCGGGGAGGTGGGTGTGGAAGAATTCTACACTCAGGTGTTCGGTGGCGGGCAGTTCATACAGCAGGGGCTGTGCAATGGCCTACCGGATGTTGACGCTGTGTTCTACTTCACTCGGAAATCATCGGAAATGGAAGCTTTTGATCTCCGGTTTGATGCAGATGCGCCTAAGGTCGCACTTCCTCAGGGCATGATGGCTCCAATCAACTCAGTTAATACACTGTTCCATTCACCGGCATTTTGGGGGCTTGCATTGCCAGTATCAGTGAGTCCAATGGCAGCTGATGTTATACGTGGGTATTGGTCGCAGCGCATATTATGGGAGATTGGGGGTTACTTAGTGGTCTACCCACCGACTGTGCACCGCATGGATAATGTGCATGCTCACCCATTTGATGATGAGAAGGATATCCATGTCAGTGTAGGGAGGCTGATAGATTTCCTAATGGAGTGGCGGTCACATAAGCAGACACTCTTTGAACGTATTCTTGATTTGAGTTATGCGATGACTGAGGAGGGGTTCTGGGGAGAGAAGGATTTGCAGTTCATGTCCGCGTGGCTGCAAGATCTGGTCTCTGTTGGTTACCGGCAGCCAAGGTTGATGTCATTGGAGATTGATCGGCCAAGGGCGACCATTGGACATGGGGACAAGCAGGTGTTTGTCCCCAAGAAACTGCCTGCCGTACATCTTGGTGTTGAGGAGATTGGGGAAGTTAGCACTGAGATTGGAAATCTCATAAAATGGAGGAAGCACTTTGGTGATGTTGTGCTTATAGTGCACTGCACCGTACCTGTGGACCGTGTTGCACTTGAGTGGAGATTGCTTTATGGTCGTATATTCAGGGCAGTTGTTATTCTTTCAGAGAAAAGCAATTCAGATCTTGCTGTTGAAGTCAGCAACTTGGCACAAGCTTACAA GTTCTTGCCAAAGGTGTTTGACCAGTTTGCAGGTGCTGGGGGATTTATGTTCCTTCAGGATCATATGATCCTCAATTATTGGAACCTCTATGATTTTGACAAGGCTAAGCTCTGGATAACCAACAAG GTGAAGGAATCATGGTCCGATGTCCCCTTACATGGCAATAAAATTGAATGGTTCATTAACCAAGGAGATATGGTAAAAAAGGCAATTGCTAGCTTTCCATTTCAATATCAAGCCAACTACAAAAGAAGTGTTGGCGAAGATAAGATAATTCATTGCAACAGTGAGATATTCTACATACCTCGAAGTCACATTGGTGACTTTTCTTATCTAGTTCAAGCTATTGGAAGCTTAGACATTCATCACAGTATTGCTATCCCCATGTTGTTCCTTGCAATGGATTTGCCAAGCAATTTTGAATCAAAAGCTTTGACCAAACTTATTTATAGGACAAATGTGCCATCAAATGCCACTTTTGCAACAATATACACTGCTCAAGCACATGCAGTGTACCCAATGAAGGTTCAGAATGAGATAGATTTTGTAGAGCTAATCAGAGTCATGGCTTCAGGTGATCCGTTTCTTATGGAATTGATCTGA
- the LOC127778946 gene encoding uncharacterized protein LOC127778946 — translation MTTALFLRCGCLAAAPALRRGGAALRPRRTPSRLVAVGATSSSGDGVTTAADAVLRGGGGADGSPAGKPRGYRLVGGANGAMAPPPPPTTKSTAVETTVERVIFDFRFLALLAVAGSLAGSLLCFLNGCVYIKEAYSVYWSGCLKGVHTGQMVLKVVEAIDVYLAGTVMLIFGMGLYGLFISNTSTDVPSESDRALQGSSLFGMFALKERPKWMKITSLDELKTKVGHVIVMILLVKMFERSKMVKITTGLDLLSYSVCIFLSSASLYILHNLHRPEQDDSVMPNL, via the exons atgaCCACCGCTCTCTTCCTGCGCTGcggctgcctcgccgccgcgccggcgctccggcgaggaggcgccgcGCTGCGCCCCCGCCGGACGCCGTCGAGGCTCGTGGCGGTCGGCGCCACGTCCTCGTCCGGCGACGGCGTGACCACCGCGGCGGACGCCGTActgcgaggaggcggcggcgccgatggctCACCGGCGGGCAAGCCGCGAGGCTACAGGCTCGTCGGCGGGGCCAACGGCGCcatggctcctcctcctcctcccaccaccaAGTCCACCGCCGTCGAGACCACCGTCGAGAGG GTGATCTTCGATTTCAGATTCCTGGCTCTTCTCGCGGTTGCCGGATCACTGGCCGGATCCCTCCTCTGCTTCCTCAAT GGTTGTGTTTACATAAAAGAGGCTTACAGCGTGTATTGGTCGGGCTGTCTCAAAGGCGTCCATACAGGGCAGATGGTCCTCAAAGTTGTCGAAGCCATTG ATGTTTATCTCGCTGGAACAGTCATGCTGATCTTTGGGATGGGCTTGTACGGGCTGTTCATAAGCAATACTTCTACTGATGTTCCTTCTGAGTCTGACAGAGCTCTGCAGGGATCATCCTTATTTGGGATGTTTGCTTTAAAG GAAAGACCAAAGTGGATGAAGATTACCTCCCTGGACGAACTGAAAACCAAAGTAGGGCATGTCATCGTCATGATCCTTCTGGTGAAGATGTTCGAGAGGAGCAAGATGGTGAAGATAACCACGGGGCTGGACCTGCTGAGCTACTCGGTCTGCATCTTCCTGTCGTCCGCTTCACTGTACATCCTGCACAACCTTCACAGGCCTGAACAGGATGACTCGGTTATGCCAAACTTGTAA
- the LOC127778945 gene encoding uncharacterized protein LOC127778945 → MPMPSSSSLLSAIRRLLTSLARSPPPAAAAAMPPSSPEPEEEGMGRSDAGVGGGEGGGGGGGRALSYGEAEYWDARYVEEGGAPYDWYQRYAALRPFVRCFAPPESRVLMIGCGSALMSEDMVDDGYTEIMNIDISSVVIEIMRKKHFNIPQLQYMQMDARDMSIFSDESFDCAIDKGTLDSLMCGVGAPLSAAQMVLEVERLLKPGGIFMLITYGDPSVRVPHLNQSGCNWKIVLYILPRPGFKGKTKRSVLDPVPMTQSGVLPDGFVPEDPDSHYIYVCKKLQGSTGTSSPTIHHVDTQDTAE, encoded by the exons ATGCCgatgccctcctcctcctcgctcctctccgctatccgccgcctcctcacctcGCTCGCGCGCTcccctcctccagctgccgccgcggcgatgccgccgtcttcgccggagccggaggaggaggggatggggaggagcgacgccggcgtcggcggcggggaaggcgggggagggggaggtgggaggGCGCTGAGCTACGGGGAGGCGGAGTACTGGGACGCCCGCTacgtggaggagggcggcgcgccGTACGACTGGTACCAGCGCTACGCCGCGCTCCGCCCCTTCGTCCGCTGCTTCGCCCCGCCGGAATCCCGCGTCCTCATGATCGGCTGCGGCTCCGCTC TTATGTCAGAGGATATGGTTGATGATGGCTATACGGAGATAATGAACATTGACATTTCTTCGGTTGTAATTGAGATTATGAGAAAGAAACACTTCAATATTCCACAGCTGCAGT ACATGCAAATGGATGCTAGGGACATGAGTATATTTTCTGATGAATCATTTGATTGTGCCATTGATAAAG GTACTTTGGACTCATTGATG TGTGGTGTGGGTGCTCCTCTCAGCGCAGCTCAGATGGTTCTAGAAGTAGAAAG GCTTCTTAAACCAGGAGGAATCTTTATGCTG ATAACTTATGGTGATCCATCGGTGAGGGTACCTCATCTGAACCAATCAGGATGCAATTGGAAAATTGTACTATACATTCTGC CCAGACCTGGGTTCAAGGGCAAGACGAAAAGGTCTGTCTTAGATCCTGTTCCAATGACACAGAGTGGTGTACTACCGGATGGCTTTGTTCCAGAGGACCCTGACTCTCACTATATCTACGTCTGCAAAAAGTTGCAAGGATCAACAGGGACAAGCTCCCCAACCATACACCACGTAGACACACAAGATACAGCAGAATGA